The Cucumis melo cultivar AY chromosome 5, USDA_Cmelo_AY_1.0, whole genome shotgun sequence genome has a segment encoding these proteins:
- the LOC103491282 gene encoding probable glutathione peroxidase 5, translating into MGASQSVSEKSIHEFVVKDARGQDVDLSIYRGKVLLVVNVASKCGYTDSNYTQLTELYTKYKEKGLEILAFPCNQFLNQEPGSSQDAQEFACTRFKAEYPIFQKVNVNGPDTAPVYKFLKASKTGFLGTRIKWNFTKFLVDKEGHAIKRYGTTTTPLAIEADIKEALGEV; encoded by the exons atggGTGCTTCTCAATCAGTCTCTGAGAAGTCCATTCATGAATTCGTGGTGAAG GATGCCAGAGGACAAGACGTGGACCTTAGTATCTACCGGGGAAAGGTTCTTCTTGTGGTAAATGTTGCTTCAAAATG TGGTTACACAGATTCTAATTATACCCAACTGACGGAACTTTACACCAAATACAAAGAAAAAG GGTTAGAGATCTTGGCTTTTCCTTGCAATCAGTTTTTGAATCAGGAACCTGGATCCAGCCAAGACGCACAGGAATTTGCCTGTACAAGATTCAAAGCCGAGTATCCAATATTCCAAAAG GTAAATGTGAACGGGCCTGATACGGCACCCGTCTATAAATTTCTTAAAGCTAGTAAAACTGGATTCTTGGGGACTAGAATAAAGTGGAATTTCACTAAGTTCTTAGTTGACAAAGAAGGCCATGCCATCAAACGCTATGGCACAACCACTACTCCCCTGGCAATTGAG GCCGATATCAAGGAAGCACTTGGAGAAGTTTAA
- the LOC103491281 gene encoding EID1-like F-box protein 3: protein MNANTNRRFKPSPSPQGSESDDSGIFNERILLLVFRTIKWDLRTLCITASLNRKLRAIAERLLWRELCFNRAPRMLAALTTGAPNARVGGGWNALAKLMFFCCGCQSSRHFKVAQPLPGHFVHESRFSKTSGQSFLTKKCRGDLLYVSDPCEHSNGRDEDDLGIYRGIFRGFMRSKTRAFLIKRQVRLEETTRCPYCGARVWSMTTARLVPKSVARRLGTHDGGLEYFVCVNGHLHGSCWLVPLSSEEDDGGNSNDDDDDEGEEEEEEVGFYGEVGEMGFDDRTVTDESRSSRGGGPVPTGQIRMKLKVGME, encoded by the coding sequence atgaatgcgaatACTAACCGGAGATTTAAACCTTCACCGTCGCCGCAGGGCTCCGAGTCTGACGACTCCGGCATCTTCAACGAGCGGATACTTCTTCTTGTGTTTCGGACGATCAAGTGGGATTTGCGAACGCTTTGCATTACAGCTTCTCTTAATCGAAAGCTTCGAGCCATAGCTGAGAGATTGCTATGGCGAGAACTCTGTTTCAATCGAGCTCCTCGAATGTTAGCTGCATTGACTACCGGAGCTCCCAATGCTCGAGTCGGCGGTGGATGGAACGCGCTTGCTAAATTGATGTTCTTCTGCTGTGGTTGCCAATCCAGCCGCCATTTCAAGGTGGCTCAGCCTTTGCCAGGACACTTCGTTCACGAATCGCGCTTCTCCAAAACCTCAGGCCAGAGCTTCCTCACCAAGAAATGCCGGGGAGATTTGCTTTACGTGAGCGATCCTTGTGAGCATTCTAATGGGAGGGATGAGGATGATTTAGGGATTTATAGAGGAATCTTTCGGGGATTTATGAGATCGAAAACTAGGGCATTCTTGATTAAACGTCAGGTGAGGTTGGAAGAAACAACCAGATGCCCTTATTGTGGGGCTCGGGTGTGGAGTATGACAACGGCTCGACTCGTGCCAAAGAGCGTGGCGAGGCGGCTCGGGACACACGATGGAGGTCTTGAATATTTTGTTTGTGTGAATGGGCATTTACATGGCTCTTGTTGGCTTGTTCCTTTATCCTCGGAGGAGGACGATGGAGGAAACAGCAATGACGATGACGATGACGAGggggaggaggaggaagaggaGGTGGGGTTTTATGGAGAAGTTGGTGAGATGGGGTTCGATGATCGAACGGTGACGGACGAAAGCAGGAGCTCGAGGGGGGGAGGGCCGGTGCCGACGGGACAGATTAGAATGAAGTTAAAGGTGGGGATGGAGTAG